In one window of Onychomys torridus chromosome 7, mOncTor1.1, whole genome shotgun sequence DNA:
- the LOC118587732 gene encoding olfactory receptor 7G2-like, whose product MESKNQTGVSEFFLMGITDDLALQPLVFSLFTSMYLITILGNVLIILTVSSDSHLQTPMCIFLSNLSFNDICLSTTIIPKMMVNIQTQDQSITCTGCLTQICFILLFCSLESYLLSAMSYDRYVAICHLLTCTTIMDSQTCGLLVLLSLIISLVNTGLLGLMVLRLSFCTDLDIPLFFCELAQVIKLACSDTLINYVLIYLATIILNGIPVSGIIFSYIEIVSSVLRISSMKGRYKAFSTCGAHMAVVSLFYGTALGVYISSSLTSSVTNTALAYVMCTLVPQMLNPFIYSLRNRDMKVALRKHISTAMCLL is encoded by the coding sequence ATGGAATCTAAAAACCAAACAGGTGTTTCAGAATTCTTTCTTATGGGAATAACAGATGATCTCGCACTGCAACCCCTCGTCTTCAGCCTGTTTACTTCCATGTACCTGATTACCATCTTAGGAAATGTGCTTATCATCCTGACTGTCAGCTCTGATTCCCATCTCCAAACACCCATGTGTATTTTCCTCTCCAATCTGTCCTTTAATGACATCTGCTTAAGCACAACTATCATTCCAAAGATGATGGTGAACATTCAGACACAGGATCAGAGCATCACATGCACAGGCTGTCTCACTCAAATCTGTTTTATCTTGCTGTTTTGTAGTTTGGAAAGTTATCTTCTTTCAGCAATGTCATATGACCGCTATGTAGCTATATGTCATCTCTTGACCTGCACAACAATCATGGATTCCCAAACCTGTGGCCTGCTGGTTCTACTTTCTCTGATCATTAGCCTTGTGAACACTGGACTGCTTGGTCTGATGGTGTTACGGTTGTCCTTTTGCACAGACCTAGATATCCCTCTATTTTTCTGTGAACTAGCCCAAGTCATCAAGCTAGCCTGTTCTGACACCCTAATCAATTATGTTCTGATATATCTTGCAACAATCATACTTAATGGCATTCCAGTCTCCGGAATAATTTTCTCTTATATTGaaattgtttcttctgttttgagaATATCCTCCATGAAAGGAAGGTATaaagccttctccacctgtggTGCTCACATGGCAGTGGTTTCCTTGTTCTATGGTACAGCACTGGGTGTTTATATCAGCTCTTCATTAACCAGTTCAGTCACAAATACTGCACTGGCTTATGTGATGTGCACATTGGTCCCTCAAATGTTGAATCCCTTTATATATAGCTTGAGGAATAGAGACATGAAGGTAGCCTTGAGGAAGCACATTAGTACAGCAATGTGTCTTCTCTGA